The segment TGAAGGTTGCGTATTTTGATTGTTTTTCCGGCATAAGTGGAGATATGGCCCTTGGTGCCTTTGTTGATGCAGGTCTGGACATTAACATCCTAAAAGAACAATTGGCAAAACTCCATATGCATGGTTATGAAATTTCCGCGGAAAAGGTAAGGCGGGCAGGTATAAGCGGCACCAAGGTACAGGTTGTCGTCTCCCGGAATAAGAAACACATGCATCCGGATTCGCATCCGCATCATAACCATAACTCACATTTTAACCTGACCGATATCCAGGCAATGATAGAGAAGAGCGATCTCAGTGACGCCGTCAAGACTGACAGCGGTAAGGTTTTTCAAAGACTGGGAATGGTTGAGGCAAAAGTTCATGACACCTCCATAGAGGAGATACATTTCCATGAGGTAGGCGCCATTGATTCAATCGTTGATATTGTCGGATCGGTAATTGCAATTAAACATTTTGGGATTGAAAAGATCTATTTCTCACCCGTTCCGACTGGTCACGGATATACGCAATGTGAGCACGGTACATTTCCGGTACCGCCTCCGGCCGTTGCTGAACTGTTGAAAGGACAGTTTATAAAATCCGTTGATATTGAAAAGGAATTGACGACACCAACGGGCGCTTCAATAATAACCGCATTGGGAGAAGGGTTACATACGGTTCCGGAAATGAAGATTCTTTCTGTCGGTTATGGTGCCGGCAGTTACAACAACCCTGCTATTCCTAACTTATTACGCATATTTATCGGAGAAACCGTTCCGGATACGGGATCGAATGAAATGTGGGTGGTGGAAACAAATATCGATAACATGTCCGGTGAAATATTGGGGTATGTTATGGGTAAGCTATTTGAGTCTGGTGCAGTGGATGTTTATTTCACACCCGTACAAATGAAAAAAGGACGTCCCGGGACTGTTATTACTGCTCTTGTATCTGAATCAGACCTGCCTTCTGTTGAACAGACTTTCTTTTGTCAAACGTCAACCTTTGGCATAAGGAAATATAAAGTAGTCCGCAAAGTACTTGCCCGCGAGTTTAAAGAATTTGACAGCCGGTTTGGTAAGATAACAATTAAAGTAGGAAGATTTAACAGTGAAATCAGGAGTTTTTCTCCCGAATATGAAGATTGCAAAAGGATTGCCGAAGAAAAAGGCATCCCGCTGAAACAGGTTTATCGTATTATTACACAAGACCTGGAAAA is part of the Candidatus Jettenia sp. AMX2 genome and harbors:
- the larC gene encoding nickel pincer cofactor biosynthesis protein LarC, whose protein sequence is MKVAYFDCFSGISGDMALGAFVDAGLDINILKEQLAKLHMHGYEISAEKVRRAGISGTKVQVVVSRNKKHMHPDSHPHHNHNSHFNLTDIQAMIEKSDLSDAVKTDSGKVFQRLGMVEAKVHDTSIEEIHFHEVGAIDSIVDIVGSVIAIKHFGIEKIYFSPVPTGHGYTQCEHGTFPVPPPAVAELLKGQFIKSVDIEKELTTPTGASIITALGEGLHTVPEMKILSVGYGAGSYNNPAIPNLLRIFIGETVPDTGSNEMWVVETNIDNMSGEILGYVMGKLFESGAVDVYFTPVQMKKGRPGTVITALVSESDLPSVEQTFFCQTSTFGIRKYKVVRKVLAREFKEFDSRFGKITIKVGRFNSEIRSFSPEYEDCKRIAEEKGIPLKQVYRIITQDLENTGFLK